The sequence ACCAACCCGATTTTTCTGAAACCATGAAGTGCGCACATCCACAAAAACGCAATAAAATACATACATTTTCGTATAATTCACCCCTGACAAAAACAAGCGCATTTTATGGAAAATCCTTTAATATCAAAAATTTATATACACAAAAACACCCTTGGCATGATTTGTGTTTCTCTTATCACAGGAAACGCACCGAAAGGGGGGCACTCTTGTTTCAGGAAGACAAAGGGCCGGGGCCCATGACCATGATAAAAAAAATATCTGCCTGTTCCTTCAAAAAGGTGGCATCTCGGATGACTGACTGTGGGGGCTACTGGGAAGGATCCTGGAAAGAGCACAGGCTGGGCTCGGTTTTTCAGCCCGTCTACAGCCTTGCACATAAGAGAATTGTAGGATTTGAAGCCCTCATACGGCCCTTCCGAAAGGGTCATCCCGTAGACCCTCATAACTTTTTTCACGGTCTTTCCAGAGACACACTCATGCTGACGGACCGCCTCTGCCGCGCCCTCCATATAGCCAACTTTCAGAGGCTTGGAAATAAAGACACCTGGCTTTTTCTCAATGTGGCCACCGATGTGGCCGTTCATGCCAGGCAATATGGCTCATTTTTTTCTGAGCTTCTGGATTATTACGAACTTTCTCCGGAATCCGTAGTGATTGAGGTGGTGGAACAGGCCACAGAAGATCCGGAACGTATGGACAGGGGTATATCCTTTTTCAGGGATCTGGGCTGCCTCATTGCCATGGATGATTTTGGCGCAGGAAGTTCCAATTTTGAACGGATCTGGCGTTTTTCCCCCCACATTGTGAAGCTGGACCGAACCATCATTGCCCGTGCAGGTCGCGAAGCCCGTACCCGGCGCATGCTTCCCGGTATTATTTCCCTTTTGCATCAGGCAGGCTCCCTTGTTCTTGTGGAAGGCATTGAAAGAGAGGAGGAAGCCCGTATTGCCATGGAATCGGATGCGGACATGGTACAGGGGTATTATTTTGGCAGACCGGAAAAGAATCCGTCTCCGGCCTCTCCGGATTTTGATGGCCTGATGGAGCGATGCAAGGCGGAGCTGGGAGAAAAGGAGCATCTGTGGCGAAGGCGGAACAAGCCGGTTCTGGATCTTTTCTCCCTTGCCCTTGAGAAGCTCTGTTCCGGACTGAAACCGGAGGAGGCCTTAAGGGGCATGCTGGAGGATACGAGAACCCTGCGTTGTTATCTGCTGACTCCCACTGGGCTGCAGGTGGGGGCCACCCTTACGGGTACAGCTCCGGAAAGAAGGTCCGACGCCTGCTTTGCTCCTCTGCAGGAAGGACGCAGCGGAGACTGGTTCCGCCGACCCTATTTCAAAAGGGCTCTTCGTACTCCCGGCCGGGTTCGGGTCACCCAGCCCTACCGCTCTATTACCGGAGACGGAATGTGCCAGACCCTTTCCTGCTATGTAACTTCAGGATCAGAAAGCTGGATTGTCTGCTGTGATCTTTGTTTCAGCGAGGCTTTTTGAAAAAGATCCTGCATCGGAAAAGGCCATCGCTTTTCAGGTACCCAGAAGTTTTTTGATCTTTTTTTGCGATCGGACAAGGAGGAAGTATGCTGTTGAACAGGAGAAAAAAACGGGGCCTGCCGGAAACATTTTTTGCAGAGATTGCTTCCGATCCCCGCGCACCTCTGGATCTGTCTCACCGCTTTATGAAAACCGATATCAGAGCCTCCCACAGGCCTGTTATGGAAATGCTGGACCGGATTTATGATCGTTTTGAAAGTCAGATGCACAGCATTGCCGAAGGTGCCCTGCCCCTTTCCTCCCTTGCTCCCGAACTGGCTGACATTGCCGATCGTTTTCAGGATACGGGAACAAAGCAGCAGGAACTGGCCATCCGCATGGTGGAGGAAACGGAGCAGGCTGTAAGGGCGGAAGCTTCCATGGCAGATCTTGCATGCAGGGCAGCAGAACATTCCGAGGCCATTGCCCATGCCCTTGAGATTTGTAAAAATCAGGGGCATACGGCAGGAAAAGGAATGGGTCATATAGGCGAGGAGACCCGCATGCTTTCTGAGCAGGTTGGCCAGCTCTCCTCCGATGCCATGCGCATTGATCAGATCATCGGAACAATCGCTGCCATAGCCGAAGATACGGGCCTCCTTTCCCTGAACGCCAGCATAGAAGCCGCCCGGTCCGGCAGGGCTGGAGCCGGTTTTGCGGTCATTGCCCAGGAAATCCGCCGTCTTTCTTCTCAGGTTGCCCAGGCCGCAGACAGTATTCACACAGAGCTTTCCCGTATCCGGGGACAGATCCGTGAGACCGCCGCAGGGGTTGACAGGGTCAAAAACTGTGTGGAAGAAGGTGAAATCGCCATTACAGATGTTCTGTCCGGACTTGGGGAGGTTGGTGTGCGCCATGGAACCTTTGTGCAGGATATGGGTGTACTCAGCCGTACCGCGGAAGGTCAGGTCAGGGTTTTCGGGGATGTGGCTTCCTTTGTCCGGGAAATTCGTCAGGGAATCGAAGAGCGTAACGGAGAAGGTGTAAAAATTTTAAGTTGTGCCAGAAACATCCGCAACCTTACGGAAAAACAGCTTGTTGCCACAGGAGGCTTTCATCTGCGCTGCCACAGCAGGGCAAAGGCGGCCGTCAGTGCGCTGGCCGCATCCGGGGAATTGCTTTCGGATCAAAGGCCTGTCAGGGAAGGGATTCTGGCGGAATTCGTTTCTTCCGCCGCCTATGTGGAACTGGTCTACCTGACGGATACCAGAGGCGTGCAGACCGTTGCCAATCAGTTCCGGAGGGGCATGGATGCGGTGTACGCGTCCGATGGATACGGTGCGGACTGGTCCGGTCGTCCCTGGTTTGAGAAAGTGAAAAAAAGCCAGAAGGTTTTTGCTTCCGATATTTACAGATCAAAGGCTACGGATGCCTTCTGCTGCACGGTGGCTGTACCTGTCCATGACAGCGAAGGCCGGTTTTCCGGTGTGCTGGCGGCGGATCTCTGCCTCGAAGAATTGCTGAAAATATCATAAGGGACCGGAGGCCCAAGGCCCCCGGTTTGTTTTTTAGCTCTTAAATCAAAGACGTTTCAAGCTGAAATCGGAATATCATCAGCCCCCGAAACCCGCATCTTCCATGTCGATGGCTGCGCCATCCATGACCCGGATGGAGGCAAGCCTGCCTGCGGTGACGGGAAGCTGGGTATTGATGAAGAAACGGGCCGTGGTGATCTGGCCTTTGTAAAAGGCATCATCCTTTTTCTTCAGACCGATTTTGGGTTCCGCTACCAGGGCCCGCCACAGAAGCATCCATGCCATGGTCAGGTCTCCTGTGGCTTCCAGGAAGGGATGGGTAAAGGCAAAGGCATTGAGAACCTTGTCACTGGCTGCGGCCTTACCCAGTACCATGGCGGTTTCCGTGTAGGTTTCCAGTAGTTTTTCCACATTTTCCGCCAGAGGCCGGATGGATTCAATGTTCCGAGCCTTTTCTATGGTGCTGCGGATTTCCTCCAGATAAGCCATGAAAGCGGCCCCTTTTTTCATGCCCATCTTGCGGCCCACAAGGTCCATGGACTGAACGCCGTTGGTGCCTTCGTAGATCTGAAAAACACGGGCATCACGAAGCAGCTGGGCCACGGGATACTCCTCCACATAGCCGTAGCCCCCATATACCTGCACGGCGTGGGAGCAGACCTCAAAGGCCTTGTCCGTGATGTAGGCCTTGATGATGGGAGTCAGCACCTCTTCAATATTTTTCAGTCTTTCCTTTTCTTCCGGGCTGTCGGAAAGCTGGCAGCGGTTCTGAATCATGCCATTGTAGTAAATGAGGCTGCGCATGCCGTCCACAAAGCTCTTCATGATCATGAGCTGGCGACGCACATCCGGGTGACGGATAATGGCCGCAGGACCTGCATCAGCGGGATCGGTCATGTGTTTGGTCTGAATACGCTGGCGGGCGTAATCCAGGGCATACATGTAGGCGGTGGTGGCGTTGGCAAATCCCTGAAGGCCTGTCATCTGACGGGCTTCATTCATCATGTGGAACATGGCGGCCATGCCCTTGTTCTCTTCTCCTATGAGGGTGCCTATGCACTCACCCTTCCCTCCCAAAGTCAAAGAGCAGGTGGAATTGCCGTGCAGCCCCATCTTATGCTCAATGCCCGTGCAGATCACATCATTGAATTCTCCCAGAGAGCCATCTGCCTTGATGCGGTATTTGGGCACCATGAAAAGGGAGATGCCACGGGTGCCTTCGGGGGCTCCTTCAATGCGGGCCAGGGTAGGATGGATGATGTTTTCCACCATATCCTGCTCACCGCCGGAGATGAAGATCTTGGAGCCGGACAGGGAATAGGTGCCGTCAGGATTACGTCTGGCCACAGTACTCAGGGCACCCACGTCGGAGCCTGCATCCGGTTCGGTGAGGAGCATGGTGCCGGACCATTTGCCAGCATACATGTTTTTCAGTACCTGATTTTTCTGCTCATCCGTACCAAAATTCTCTATCAGCCGGGCCGCACCATGGGTGGCCATGTGAAAGAGCATGAAGGAGTTGCAGGCACCGTGGAAATACTCACTGGCCGCAAGACATATTGGCTTGGGCATTCCCTGCCCTCCCCAGTCCGGTGTATCGCCCATGGCCAGCCACTGACCATCCAGATAGTTTTTGTACACCTTATGGTAGGCTTCGGGTACCCGCACCGTTCCAGCATCAAACTCGCAGCCTTCATCACTGATTTTTTGCAGAGGAAGAATTTCCTTGATGGCAAGGTTTCTGGCCTCACTGACAATAAGATCGATGGTTTTACGATTGAATTCCCTAAAGACACTGCTTTTGGCAAGCTCGGCCACTTCAAGCTGTTCATGAAGCACAAAATCCACATCCCGGCGGTCGGCAATCAGTTGGGCCATTCCAGTTCTCCTTTTCGAGGACACATATGGGGCTAACGTAGCCCGTATACAAAATATGTTACCCGGTCTTCAGCAAGCTGCCTGCTTAACAATACACTGCTATTTTAGATTCTTTTGCTAACCAGCGGCACCGAACATACATCTTGCATGCAAAGCTGTTTACCCATTCCATTCCTGCCGCCACCGCAGCAGGCAATCCCTGTTCATAAAGTCGAATATATATTCATTAAAAAGAACCCATATTTTATATTTACGAAAATTTCAACACCGAATACCACTCACCCCATCCGAAATGGCACAGCCGTCCTCTGGATTGAACCCGGTGAATATGACACACAAAAACAGATCCACAAGTGTGCCGGGGCTGCGCTCAAAGGATCAAAGCCTCTCCGGGCAGCTTCATGCCATATTCCAACGGCAGAAAACACAAGCCTTCCACAGCAAAGGAACTTTTCATGCCTGCCGAAAAGACGAGATCGTATGCATGGCCTTTTCCCTTGACGCATCTTTCATAAAACCTATATCTTTATACTGTCGGGTATTCTGTCATTCACAGAAAAAACAGAGCTTTTTGGCTCTGGTTCCGGACTTCTTCCCATAGACATTCTCCCTTGCCACGGTTCTCACCAGAAAAAAGTATCCCAGCCTCCGGCTTCGCAGGCTACCACACCCTGCCATTGGCCATCGGACTGCAAACAAACCCATGGAACATGACGCTCCTTCTGCTGTAACCCAAAACCATACATACCAGGAAAGAGCAGATCCCCATGCACAACACCCTCAGCACAAAACTTCTTACCGAGCTTCCCCTCAGCATGGCCCTGTATGATGAACACCAGACCATTCTGTGGGCCAACAAAGCTTATACAAAAATGACAGGGTTACCACTGGAAGAAATCATAGGGATGAAATGCCACGCGCCATGGGGCTTTACAGCAACCTGCCCCCACTGTCCCATTACAGAGGCCATGGAAAAAAACGGTATGGTTCAGGCAGACCTGACTCTGGACAACCAACCGGAATGGTGTCATGCAAGGCTGGGGTGCCGGATTAAAACCAGTATGGTCAAGGATGATGCAGGCAAACCCATCGCCATCATGGCTGT comes from Desulfobotulus pelophilus and encodes:
- a CDS encoding EAL domain-containing protein encodes the protein MTDCGGYWEGSWKEHRLGSVFQPVYSLAHKRIVGFEALIRPFRKGHPVDPHNFFHGLSRDTLMLTDRLCRALHIANFQRLGNKDTWLFLNVATDVAVHARQYGSFFSELLDYYELSPESVVIEVVEQATEDPERMDRGISFFRDLGCLIAMDDFGAGSSNFERIWRFSPHIVKLDRTIIARAGREARTRRMLPGIISLLHQAGSLVLVEGIEREEEARIAMESDADMVQGYYFGRPEKNPSPASPDFDGLMERCKAELGEKEHLWRRRNKPVLDLFSLALEKLCSGLKPEEALRGMLEDTRTLRCYLLTPTGLQVGATLTGTAPERRSDACFAPLQEGRSGDWFRRPYFKRALRTPGRVRVTQPYRSITGDGMCQTLSCYVTSGSESWIVCCDLCFSEAF
- a CDS encoding acyl-CoA dehydrogenase, whose translation is MAQLIADRRDVDFVLHEQLEVAELAKSSVFREFNRKTIDLIVSEARNLAIKEILPLQKISDEGCEFDAGTVRVPEAYHKVYKNYLDGQWLAMGDTPDWGGQGMPKPICLAASEYFHGACNSFMLFHMATHGAARLIENFGTDEQKNQVLKNMYAGKWSGTMLLTEPDAGSDVGALSTVARRNPDGTYSLSGSKIFISGGEQDMVENIIHPTLARIEGAPEGTRGISLFMVPKYRIKADGSLGEFNDVICTGIEHKMGLHGNSTCSLTLGGKGECIGTLIGEENKGMAAMFHMMNEARQMTGLQGFANATTAYMYALDYARQRIQTKHMTDPADAGPAAIIRHPDVRRQLMIMKSFVDGMRSLIYYNGMIQNRCQLSDSPEEKERLKNIEEVLTPIIKAYITDKAFEVCSHAVQVYGGYGYVEEYPVAQLLRDARVFQIYEGTNGVQSMDLVGRKMGMKKGAAFMAYLEEIRSTIEKARNIESIRPLAENVEKLLETYTETAMVLGKAAASDKVLNAFAFTHPFLEATGDLTMAWMLLWRALVAEPKIGLKKKDDAFYKGQITTARFFINTQLPVTAGRLASIRVMDGAAIDMEDAGFGG
- a CDS encoding methyl-accepting chemotaxis protein yields the protein MLLNRRKKRGLPETFFAEIASDPRAPLDLSHRFMKTDIRASHRPVMEMLDRIYDRFESQMHSIAEGALPLSSLAPELADIADRFQDTGTKQQELAIRMVEETEQAVRAEASMADLACRAAEHSEAIAHALEICKNQGHTAGKGMGHIGEETRMLSEQVGQLSSDAMRIDQIIGTIAAIAEDTGLLSLNASIEAARSGRAGAGFAVIAQEIRRLSSQVAQAADSIHTELSRIRGQIRETAAGVDRVKNCVEEGEIAITDVLSGLGEVGVRHGTFVQDMGVLSRTAEGQVRVFGDVASFVREIRQGIEERNGEGVKILSCARNIRNLTEKQLVATGGFHLRCHSRAKAAVSALAASGELLSDQRPVREGILAEFVSSAAYVELVYLTDTRGVQTVANQFRRGMDAVYASDGYGADWSGRPWFEKVKKSQKVFASDIYRSKATDAFCCTVAVPVHDSEGRFSGVLAADLCLEELLKIS